Proteins from one Fragaria vesca subsp. vesca linkage group LG6, FraVesHawaii_1.0, whole genome shotgun sequence genomic window:
- the LOC101314291 gene encoding uncharacterized protein LOC101314291 — translation MFAFSPHLIVPVLPPLSGGGGDRGGGGDPPKDGNGNGGGGGGGDKPPRGPVILFGFPMRFLWKRPNKDSPNPKRNVSYPRSELEISLTTEGKKPITPVPPKRSFLRL, via the exons ATGTTTGCCTTCAGCCCTCATTTGATTGTCCCTGTGCTTCCTCCTCTGTCTGGCGGTGGCGGTGACCGTGGCGGCGGCGGTGATCCACCCAAAGACGGCAATGGCAATGGCGGTGGCGGTGGCGGTGGTGACAAGCCACCTCGAGGTCCCGTTATACTTTTTGGGTTCCCTATGAGGTTCTTGTGGAAACGTCCAAATAAAGAT TCTCCAAATCCCAAACGTAACGTGTCTTATCCCAGATCAGAACTGGAAATTTCCCTGACGACTGAAGGCAAGAAGCCCATCACACCTGTTCCACCGAAGAGGTCTTTTCTACGCCTTTGA